A single window of Methanofastidiosum sp. DNA harbors:
- a CDS encoding THUMP domain-containing protein gives MEQMKEFLLVTTPTARQFDGIWEVEWALEGEIFEIKKTKFKGVLLVKCKNARKAAEMLRDYETSAIHRVLPFDRYINTDMNLIAVEATDVALPKIFKSDTFAVRCKKRGKANFKSQDLEREIGAKIVEATGAKVNLEDPDIKVIIQVIDKKTGISVLKREEIIRKDVLEEDSDSF, from the coding sequence ATGGAACAAATGAAAGAATTCCTTCTCGTGACTACTCCCACAGCTAGGCAGTTTGATGGGATTTGGGAAGTAGAATGGGCGCTGGAAGGAGAGATCTTTGAAATTAAAAAAACGAAGTTCAAGGGAGTCCTCCTAGTAAAGTGCAAGAATGCTAGAAAAGCCGCTGAGATGCTAAGGGATTATGAGACAAGCGCCATCCATAGAGTGTTGCCATTTGATAGGTATATCAATACAGACATGAATCTGATAGCAGTTGAAGCAACAGATGTTGCACTGCCTAAGATTTTCAAAAGTGACACGTTTGCCGTAAGATGCAAGAAAAGGGGCAAGGCAAACTTCAAGTCCCAGGACCTTGAAAGAGAAATCGGTGCAAAAATAGTTGAAGCAACAGGTGCAAAGGTAAATCTTGAAGACCCCGATATAAAGGTCATAATACAGGTTATTGATAAAAAAACAGGTATCTCAGTTTTAAAAAGAGAAGAGATTATTAGAAAAGATGTTCTTGAAGAAGATTCAGATTCGTTCTAA
- a CDS encoding DNA-directed RNA polymerase subunit L, translating to MDIEVIKNEGSYLEFRIIGEDHTLCNILREVLLRNEKVKVAAYRIDHPLLDRKRPMFIINTDGTVSPKDVLLEAIGSINKDVKGLKKKLL from the coding sequence TTGGATATAGAAGTAATTAAAAATGAAGGAAGTTACTTGGAGTTTAGGATTATTGGTGAAGACCATACACTTTGTAATATATTAAGAGAAGTTTTATTGAGAAATGAAAAAGTAAAGGTGGCTGCTTACAGAATTGACCATCCTCTTCTTGATAGAAAAAGACCAATGTTCATAATTAATACAGACGGCACAGTATCGCCAAAAGATGTACTTCTTGAAGCAATAGGCAGTATAAACAAAGATGTTAAAGGATTAAAGAAAAAATTGCTTTAG